The following are from one region of the Paracoccus sp. S3-43 genome:
- a CDS encoding D-Ala-D-Ala carboxypeptidase family metallohydrolase, translating into MTTTFHRHWRDVPESTWRWPNFSPAEIACRGTGKLLINEPALDRLQALRDRLGKPLIVRSAYRSPEHNRAVGGATRSKHLDGAAFDIAMANHDPVAFEAAAREVGFLGFGFYPRSGFMHVDLGPARQWGERFPARATAFAAETPPAREVLADSRTMKGGGAAGVATLGAAGVEVAQQVLADTQSAILPLVPYLDTLRWVFIAVALGGIAVTIYARLDDWKRGQR; encoded by the coding sequence ATGACCACGACGTTCCACCGCCATTGGCGCGACGTGCCCGAGAGCACCTGGCGCTGGCCGAACTTTAGCCCGGCCGAGATCGCCTGCCGGGGCACCGGCAAGTTGTTGATCAACGAGCCTGCGCTCGACAGGCTGCAGGCGCTGCGCGACCGGCTGGGCAAGCCGCTGATCGTCCGCTCGGCCTATCGCAGCCCTGAGCACAACCGTGCTGTCGGCGGCGCGACCCGGTCGAAACACCTCGACGGCGCCGCCTTCGATATCGCCATGGCGAACCACGACCCCGTGGCCTTCGAGGCGGCGGCACGGGAGGTTGGGTTCCTCGGCTTCGGCTTCTATCCCCGCTCGGGGTTCATGCATGTCGATCTCGGACCCGCGCGTCAGTGGGGCGAGCGGTTCCCGGCCCGGGCGACTGCCTTCGCGGCGGAGACGCCGCCCGCGCGCGAGGTGCTCGCCGACAGCCGCACCATGAAGGGGGGTGGCGCGGCCGGAGTGGCGACGCTGGGCGCGGCCGGGGTAGAGGTGGCCCAGCAGGTGCTGGCGGATACGCAAAGCGCGATCCTGCCGCTGGTCCCGTATCTCGATACGCTCCGCTGGGTGTTCATCGCCGTGGCGCTCGGCGGGATCGCGGTCACGATCTACGCCCGCCTCGATGACTGGAAACGAGGACAGCGATGA
- a CDS encoding DUF6127 family protein, with translation MNPPRSEGFVRMPDAEFEAILTRAAEEGAKRALADVGLDGDEAALDIRDLRSLVDCIRLVRRTAMQTAVRMITTGVMLALLAGIAIKLKIFGGSP, from the coding sequence ATGAACCCACCCCGATCCGAGGGCTTCGTGCGCATGCCTGACGCCGAGTTCGAGGCGATCCTGACCCGGGCCGCCGAGGAAGGCGCGAAGCGCGCGCTCGCCGATGTCGGTCTCGACGGCGACGAGGCCGCGCTCGACATCCGCGATCTGCGCTCCTTGGTCGACTGCATCCGGCTGGTGCGCCGCACCGCCATGCAGACCGCCGTCCGCATGATCACCACCGGCGTCATGCTGGCGCTGCTCGCGGGCATCGCCATCAAGCTCAAGATCTTCGGCGGCAGCCCGTAG
- a CDS encoding DUF2793 domain-containing protein: MSDATTHLLLPYILAAQAQKHVTHNEALRILDGLVQLSVLDRDLTAPPGSPADGDRYIVGSGATGDWAGWDLNVAVWTDGAWLRLPPRSGWRAWVEDESLLLVYDGAGWVGTTPDALQNLALLGLGTTADASNPFSAKLNAALWTAKTVAEGGTGDLFYTMNKEAAGDDLGLTLQTGFVTKALVGLFGSDRFRLAVSADGSTFFDGLSVDNATGIVDQPRLPRFKAWTNYDNYVGVGTWTKIGLNNTDYNDQGVFDAANNHFVAPVDGTYLFGATLLYKINASATARMRGRLVLNGTTEIRGSLGEISATHVSLATAIWLQTMVPLTAGDTVELQGYFRVADGYFAADHTSFWGCKIG; encoded by the coding sequence ATGTCCGACGCCACGACCCATCTCCTGCTGCCCTACATCCTGGCGGCGCAGGCCCAGAAGCATGTCACCCACAACGAGGCGCTGCGGATCCTCGACGGGCTCGTGCAGCTCTCCGTTCTCGACCGGGACCTGACCGCGCCGCCCGGTAGCCCCGCTGATGGTGACCGCTACATCGTCGGCTCGGGCGCGACGGGCGACTGGGCGGGCTGGGACCTGAACGTGGCGGTCTGGACCGACGGCGCCTGGCTGCGTCTGCCGCCACGCTCGGGATGGCGGGCATGGGTCGAGGACGAGAGCCTGCTGCTGGTCTACGACGGCGCGGGCTGGGTCGGGACCACGCCGGACGCGCTGCAGAACCTCGCACTGCTGGGGCTCGGGACCACCGCGGATGCGTCGAACCCGTTCTCTGCCAAGCTGAACGCCGCACTCTGGACGGCGAAGACCGTGGCTGAGGGCGGGACCGGCGACCTGTTCTACACCATGAACAAGGAGGCTGCGGGCGACGACCTCGGCCTCACGCTTCAGACCGGCTTCGTGACCAAGGCGCTGGTCGGCCTCTTCGGCTCCGACCGCTTCCGCCTCGCGGTCTCGGCCGACGGCAGCACCTTCTTCGACGGGCTCAGCGTCGACAACGCCACCGGCATTGTGGACCAGCCCCGGTTGCCCCGCTTCAAGGCCTGGACGAACTACGACAACTATGTCGGCGTCGGGACCTGGACCAAGATCGGCCTGAACAACACCGACTACAACGACCAGGGGGTCTTCGACGCCGCAAACAATCACTTTGTCGCCCCCGTGGACGGAACCTATCTCTTCGGCGCGACGCTGCTCTACAAGATCAACGCCAGCGCCACGGCCCGCATGCGCGGGCGGCTCGTGCTGAATGGCACGACGGAAATCCGCGGCTCCCTCGGCGAAATCTCCGCCACCCATGTCTCGCTCGCCACCGCCATCTGGCTGCAGACCATGGTGCCGCTGACCGCCGGCGATACCGTCGAGCTGCAGGGGTATTTCCGGGTCGCGGACGGCTACTTCGCCGCCGATCACACGTCCTTCTGGGGCTGCAAGATCGGCTGA